One window from the genome of Herbiconiux sp. L3-i23 encodes:
- a CDS encoding FAD-dependent oxidoreductase: MDSALPAVVIGAGPQGLAAAAHLVERGLPVVVLEAGAGPASAVAEWGHVRLFSEWPELIDTAGARILEPTGWVAPTAGYPTGSQWISGYLAPLAAELGDRVRYHARVVGVSRLGRDRLVDAGRGDQPFTVHVQPDEGEEYLLQARAVIDASGTWASPNPAGADGLPALGEEIVAGLLSYRIPDFRDRAGFEGKHTVVIGSGHSAVTAVLALARMARRDPNTSVTWALRRATAANAFGGGEVDELPARGALGIKAKEFVDAGLVSLVTGFRVERVTTDGDRPVLVAEDGRTLAADRVVVLTGFRPDLSFLSELRLELDPTLQAPVRIAAEVDPNVHSCGSVAATGAADLAQPEPDFYLVGAKSYGRAPTFLALTGYEQVRSVVAELAGDHEAARRVELVLPDTGVCGGAGLFDASGASLGGACCVPPAQVLQIGRAPATV; encoded by the coding sequence ATGGATAGCGCGCTGCCCGCGGTTGTGATCGGTGCCGGCCCCCAGGGGCTCGCGGCCGCCGCCCATCTTGTCGAGCGGGGCCTGCCGGTCGTTGTGCTGGAGGCCGGAGCCGGCCCGGCATCGGCGGTTGCCGAGTGGGGTCATGTGCGCCTGTTCTCGGAGTGGCCGGAGTTGATCGACACGGCCGGCGCGCGGATTCTCGAGCCCACCGGGTGGGTGGCTCCAACGGCGGGGTATCCGACGGGATCGCAGTGGATCAGCGGCTATCTTGCGCCGCTTGCTGCCGAGCTAGGCGACCGCGTGCGGTACCACGCTCGGGTCGTGGGGGTGTCCCGCCTCGGCCGTGACCGTCTCGTTGACGCGGGCCGCGGCGATCAGCCGTTCACGGTGCACGTGCAGCCGGACGAGGGGGAGGAGTACCTGTTGCAAGCGCGGGCGGTCATCGACGCCTCCGGCACATGGGCGTCTCCCAACCCGGCGGGCGCGGACGGTCTGCCCGCCCTCGGGGAGGAGATTGTCGCCGGATTGCTGTCCTATCGCATCCCAGACTTCCGGGACCGAGCGGGGTTCGAGGGAAAGCACACGGTGGTGATCGGCTCCGGGCATTCGGCGGTGACTGCGGTCCTGGCACTGGCACGCATGGCCCGCCGTGACCCGAACACTTCGGTGACGTGGGCGCTGCGCCGCGCTACCGCCGCTAATGCCTTCGGAGGCGGTGAGGTCGACGAGCTGCCGGCACGCGGGGCGCTGGGGATCAAGGCGAAGGAGTTCGTCGACGCCGGGCTGGTGTCTCTGGTGACCGGGTTCCGTGTCGAGCGCGTCACAACGGACGGGGACCGGCCGGTCCTGGTGGCAGAGGATGGTCGTACGCTTGCCGCTGATCGCGTAGTGGTGCTCACCGGGTTCCGTCCCGACCTGTCATTCCTATCGGAGCTGCGGTTGGAGCTGGACCCCACGTTGCAGGCCCCCGTTCGCATCGCTGCGGAGGTCGACCCGAACGTGCATTCCTGCGGATCGGTCGCGGCCACCGGCGCCGCCGACCTCGCGCAGCCCGAGCCTGACTTCTACCTCGTGGGCGCGAAATCCTACGGGCGCGCACCGACCTTTCTCGCCCTCACCGGATACGAGCAAGTGCGCAGCGTCGTCGCAGAGCTCGCAGGCGATCACGAGGCCGCCCGCCGGGTGGAGCTGGTGCTACCCGACACGGGAGTCTGCGGCGGTGCCGGCCTGTTCGACGCTTCCGGGGCATCCCTGGGCGGGGCATGTTGCGTCCCACCGGCCCAGGTGCTCCAAATCGGCCGCGCTCCGGCCACCGTCTGA
- a CDS encoding cadmium resistance transporter gives MIFLSILQAIGLFLVTNIDDIIVLSLFFARGAGQRGTTTRILIGQYLGFAGILGAAVLVALGAGVFLPPEFIPYFGLIPLGLGLWAAWQAWRNRDDDDDDDGKIEGKKVAVWAVAGVTFANGGDNIGVYVPVFLSVGPAAVVAYCVVFLALVAVLVFVAKFIATRRPIAEILERWEHILFPIVLIGLGLFILISGGAFGL, from the coding sequence ATGATTTTTCTCTCCATCCTGCAAGCAATCGGGCTGTTCCTCGTCACGAACATCGATGACATCATCGTGCTTTCGTTGTTCTTCGCCCGTGGTGCCGGCCAGCGCGGGACCACAACTCGTATCCTGATCGGACAATACCTGGGCTTCGCGGGCATCCTCGGCGCAGCGGTACTCGTCGCTCTTGGCGCAGGGGTCTTCCTGCCCCCTGAATTCATTCCCTACTTCGGTCTCATCCCCTTGGGTTTGGGTCTGTGGGCGGCGTGGCAGGCGTGGCGCAACCGAGACGACGATGACGACGACGACGGCAAGATCGAAGGGAAAAAGGTCGCCGTATGGGCCGTGGCCGGCGTGACCTTCGCTAACGGCGGGGACAACATTGGTGTTTACGTTCCAGTCTTCCTGAGCGTGGGGCCTGCTGCCGTGGTCGCGTACTGTGTTGTATTCCTCGCCCTCGTTGCGGTCCTGGTCTTCGTGGCTAAGTTCATCGCGACACGACGCCCGATTGCAGAGATCCTCGAACGCTGGGAGCACATCCTGTTCCCAATCGTTCTGATCGGCCTGGGTCTGTTCATCCTGATCAGCGGTGGAGCATTCGGGCTCTGA
- a CDS encoding GNAT family N-acetyltransferase, producing MSGLLIRPITAADWGPVEAIYREGIATGNATFETNPPTWPAFDSGKLALGRLLAVDAADSVIGWVAASAVSSREVYRGVVEHSVYVANRARGRGVGAALLDAFLRAADDDGVWTVQSSIFPENPASLALHDRAGFRRVGHRERIALMTYGPWAGQWRDTILVERRHPR from the coding sequence ATGAGCGGCTTACTCATCCGGCCGATCACCGCCGCCGACTGGGGACCGGTGGAGGCGATCTACCGAGAGGGCATCGCCACCGGAAATGCAACGTTCGAGACAAACCCGCCTACCTGGCCAGCCTTCGATTCGGGCAAGCTCGCCCTGGGGCGTCTTCTTGCCGTGGATGCCGCTGATTCGGTCATCGGATGGGTCGCCGCGTCCGCGGTGTCGTCTCGCGAGGTCTATCGCGGAGTGGTCGAGCACTCGGTCTACGTCGCGAACCGGGCTCGCGGGCGGGGCGTCGGCGCCGCGCTCCTTGACGCTTTCCTCCGAGCCGCCGACGACGACGGGGTATGGACGGTCCAGTCGAGCATCTTCCCCGAGAACCCAGCCAGCCTCGCCCTTCACGACCGCGCGGGCTTCCGTCGCGTGGGTCACCGGGAACGCATCGCTCTCATGACCTACGGCCCCTGGGCTGGACAATGGCGCGACACGATCCTCGTCGAGCGACGCCACCCTCGCTGA
- a CDS encoding single-stranded DNA-binding protein, translating to MSTRTITGNLAADPEVVPAGSIQITKLRVIENTGEYRQGKWQAHDTPTTHFIEARFELGENAAASLHKGDAVIVTGREHTSSWGDDANKQYGRVIDADSIGADLARATVTISRNARDDLQ from the coding sequence ATGTCCACACGCACCATCACCGGAAACCTGGCCGCCGACCCCGAGGTCGTGCCAGCCGGCAGCATCCAGATCACCAAGCTGCGCGTCATCGAGAACACGGGGGAGTACCGACAGGGCAAGTGGCAGGCCCACGACACCCCGACAACCCACTTCATCGAAGCCCGGTTCGAGCTGGGCGAGAACGCGGCCGCATCCCTGCACAAGGGAGACGCCGTGATCGTCACCGGACGCGAGCACACGTCGAGCTGGGGAGACGACGCCAACAAGCAGTACGGCCGAGTCATCGACGCCGACAGCATCGGCGCGGACCTCGCTCGAGCGACGGTCACCATCAGCCGCAACGCCCGCGACGACCTGCAGTAA
- a CDS encoding helix-turn-helix transcriptional regulator has translation MLTITTRLDVMNRLGRAMADSTRSRILMTLLDGPIYPAALARQLGLSPSNVSNHLTCLRDCGIVVAEPEGRRTRYEVADPRLTAALTALLETTLAVDHGAECLDPTCTVTDCCTTQARA, from the coding sequence GTGCTGACTATTACTACACGTCTGGACGTGATGAACCGCCTCGGCCGAGCGATGGCCGATTCGACACGTTCCCGTATCCTCATGACTTTGCTCGATGGCCCGATCTACCCGGCGGCACTAGCCCGCCAGCTGGGCCTCAGCCCATCGAATGTCTCCAACCATCTGACTTGCCTCCGTGACTGCGGCATTGTTGTGGCCGAACCCGAGGGACGCCGTACTCGGTACGAGGTCGCCGACCCTAGGCTGACGGCTGCACTGACCGCTCTGTTAGAAACAACCCTGGCCGTGGATCACGGTGCAGAGTGCCTCGACCCCACCTGCACGGTCACGGACTGCTGCACGACGCAGGCGAGAGCATGA
- a CDS encoding helix-turn-helix transcriptional regulator, with translation MPTPLPLLPTDAAVCCSPVIGGVLTADEAERIAHTFKALGDPTRVRLLSLIAASGNGEACICDLTEPVGLSQPTVSHHMKLLVDAGLATREQRGRWAYYRVVSDALEQASRTLRP, from the coding sequence GTGCCCACGCCGCTACCCCTCCTCCCAACCGACGCTGCGGTGTGCTGCTCACCGGTCATCGGCGGCGTGCTGACGGCCGACGAGGCCGAGAGGATCGCGCACACTTTCAAGGCTCTGGGCGACCCCACCCGCGTGCGGCTTCTCTCGCTGATCGCCGCATCCGGTAACGGCGAAGCATGCATCTGCGACCTCACCGAGCCAGTCGGACTGTCCCAGCCGACCGTCTCCCACCACATGAAACTGCTCGTCGACGCCGGCCTCGCCACCCGCGAACAGCGCGGCCGCTGGGCCTACTACCGCGTCGTCTCCGACGCTCTCGAACAGGCCTCCCGCACACTGCGGCCATGA
- a CDS encoding signal peptidase II yields MTVVDQSTKAFALAQLSEHERIPLVGDILGLQLAFNPGTVMSLGSESTWIFTLIGAAATLALFFAARRSVSTAWSVAIGFVWGGAIGNLLDRILAPPGFGHGYVTDFLAYGNLFIGNIADVSIGIGVGIALIQIIRHGAPTAEPSADVGKRSSVVLRGEKVSPPSKL; encoded by the coding sequence ATGACTGTCGTGGACCAAAGCACGAAAGCCTTCGCGCTCGCCCAGCTCAGCGAGCATGAACGCATTCCCCTTGTTGGCGACATCCTGGGACTACAGCTTGCGTTCAATCCCGGCACGGTCATGTCTCTCGGGTCAGAGAGCACTTGGATATTCACCCTGATCGGAGCCGCAGCCACGCTTGCGTTGTTCTTCGCCGCGCGGCGATCGGTGTCGACAGCGTGGTCGGTCGCCATCGGCTTCGTATGGGGTGGCGCGATCGGCAACCTCCTCGACCGCATCCTTGCCCCGCCCGGCTTCGGCCACGGATACGTGACCGACTTCCTCGCTTACGGCAACCTCTTCATCGGCAACATTGCTGACGTCTCCATAGGAATCGGCGTCGGTATCGCCCTCATCCAGATCATCCGCCACGGCGCCCCCACGGCTGAACCGAGTGCGGATGTAGGAAAAAGATCGAGTGTGGTCCTCCGCGGTGAGAAAGTTTCTCCGCCCTCGAAGCTGTAA